A section of the Humulus lupulus chromosome 2, drHumLupu1.1, whole genome shotgun sequence genome encodes:
- the LOC133815689 gene encoding F-box/kelch-repeat protein At3g23880-like, with the protein MQTFCENFPDELLEEIMSWLPPDSLRRFKFVCKSWRVLITSFIKNPAFVDKHLANMKNNKLRSPFIQFRNVLTTRNPESQKGNHFLTLFSDDYDDLDDTSYIPENLKFLTCYSSLKLVGHCNGIICLSSYHMNGVFVLLNPTLRELKVVSNAYPGDDSSSVGVAFNYDSRANEYKVVTIKSINKYGYGDGPYKAEVFTLSTNSWKEIELGMEILYFPSFDYQVVYCDGVCYWYFWYRTCTILSFDVSDEVFKIIPFNVPFIEREWVTLSKWTKLVVWNDRLVLFFYPELDPIVIDMWVMDASSDGVRGDYSWSKHLTIGPLENIKYPLEFWDADMLFMETKDGEFVFYNIHSKELDDHIVSLGPCHGNFGALSYAKSLVSILKREDN; encoded by the coding sequence ATGCAGACATTTTGTGAGAATTTTCCGGATGAGTTATTGGAGGAAATTATGTCATGGTTGCCTCCTGATTCTCTTAGACGATTCAAGTTTGTTTGTAAGTCATGGCGTGTTCTGATCACTTCTTTTATAAAAAACCCTGCATTTGTGGACAAACACCTTGCCAATATGAAGAACAATAAGTTACGGTCTCCGTTTATACAATTCAGGAATGTATTAACCACTAGGAACCCTGAAAGCCAAAAAGGAAATCATTTCCTTACATTGTTCAGTGATGACTACGATGATCTTGACGATACTTCTTACATTCCTGAAAATCTTAAGTTTCTTACGTGTTATTCTTCACTTAAACTGGTTGGCCATTGTAATGGCATCATATGTCTCTCTTCATATCATATGAATGGCGTGTTTGTATTATTGAATCCTACCTTGAGGGAACTCAAGGTTGTTTCTAATGCCTACCCTGGTGATGACTCATCATCGGTAGGAGTTGCATTTAATTATGATTCAAGAGCTAATGAGTATAAAGTTGTTACCATTAAGTCTATAAATAAATATGGGTATGGGGATGGTCCATATAAAGCTGAGGTATTCACCTTGAGTACTAACTCTTGGAAAGAAATCGAGTTGGGTATGGAAATTCTATACTTTCCAAGTTTTGACTACCAAGTGGTGTACTGTGATGGAGTTTGTTATTGGTACTTTTGGTACAGGACTTGCACCATtctttcttttgatgttagtgaCGAGGTATTTAAGATCATACCATTTAATGTCCCATTCATAGAAAGAGAATGGGTTACGCTTTCTAAATGGACAAAGCTTGTGGTTTGGAATGATCGTCTTGTTCTGTTTTTCTATCCTGAGTTGGATCCAATAGTTATTGATATGTGGGTAATGGATGCCTCTTCCGATGGTGTTCGAGGTGATTATTCTTGGTCTAAACATCTAACTATTGGTCCACTAGAAAACATTAAATACCCACTAGAATTTTGGGATGCTGATATGCTCTTCATGGAAACCAAAGATGGTGAGTTCGTCTTCTACAACATTCACAGCAAAGAACTCGATGATCACATCGTCTCCTTGGGACCGTGTCATGGGAATTTTGGGGCTCTTTCTTATGCAAAGAGTTTGGTTTCAATACTTAAAAGAGAGGACAATTAG